The Coraliomargarita parva genome contains a region encoding:
- a CDS encoding S8 family serine peptidase codes for MKHIRLYTLCAFIIAAFALLKFGFRSIDETEQNRVSGDVSNEAGQPAGPTESRNPLQALEQGSPQQTESRSKAISTLAEALSNSSNPLGWYETALNQAITVSESFTTDGSPNVTYVRSDSKYPWIRIEARETKVNGQVVERWEASAGTHLIIRKRPDVREDLLRQTLSELSFEVISKLEPANTFLVGLTLVEGSDALAKAKYALASLDNVIESVELDSVIVAGASPESQPALLDGKQWGLYNDGSRGGLAGSDIDALPGWTLSTDASGVVVAVVDTGIDYLHEDLLSNIWANSGEIPDNGVDDDGNGYVDDLYGIDAYNNDRDPSDDNGHGTHCSGIIGADGYNDVGISGVAPRVQLMGLKFLSQSGMGFTSDALKVLAYAKENGAQVLNLSWGSRSFSESLLEVLRDCAESGILIVASAGNDADNIDNRPVYPAAYDVNGLLTVASVDDYDRLSDFSNYGVGTVEIAAPGTNILSTWIGPSEPYRFLSGTSMAAPHVAGVAALLIAEYPADSIDQTIARLMNGCEQLESLQGAVQLGRRLNLHAALQAVDAPQNDAGAGAYLSMLQSAHWIGSNRNAKAETGDEARSASLWYRWVPPVDGTALIRFDAPAGLFVDVLRTDAETPVSVLNSAERGQYIFEVSENTAYSIVVYGDSADFIIDISIPPANDNRENASLAVGHIWTRSGSSLGATSEPGEPNVGFGADHSVWWRWTAPASGAVRIDTVGSDFDTILTVFAEDPLEGLVQGDMPELTFVVDVSGSAKDAFNGSFISDLNGDGLAGTILDGEIAAVSNLVGLLNLSEVADSTHIRVVAFEDQATILDLDPVEPGLQAAVPSTADRNANGILDILESLENLYASGGTNYRAALERVETGFFALPPESSANMVFFSDGKPTSGGGYADVVQRLRANNTLIRAFGAGRSASLGALIQIDPSARIYSSEDELGLMISGALAYNDDTGAQLTSEVNLAVEKGETYFIKVTGYDGETGAIRLNGSMFDGLEIIEQPAATSVEYGSPLFLSAEVKGVPPLVYQWFLNGEAIEGANRSTYFVGEADDSHAGDYQLMVSNTFDHLTTELATVTLYRAPPQVIAGPVSQKVVAGANVTLAVDARGSAPLAYQWYFDGAPIVGETAETYSVNAFAGEHVGGYSVGISNEAGMTQSVPAFLEFSDAPFSDWRFRNSSGPSIYPEAVIGHGDYFYIFEDNRVVRTRDGLVWQSAMLPIDEELYNLNGQIESVMVRGDLMIAEYYESGYRAYFASTDGLNWTLLDTPQNSHGLSEFNGRWYLEGYENSKYVLLESMDLQNWSVIESIDAYLDFTLVEAGSEWRYLVESEPEASNWYTSYYDSGAWLTGMAELGYGEGDETTVIPYVPEIPAAYFINPFENEPDYSRYDMWGRVKYDSTVKVRIGSLMLYEDAVATSGNPEGEWVDIPVKKDVYLSSSASIYPFAVEVGKAVGDTTMSFDLEIFATTSVGILNAVAGDDRVIVLKGNGDVFVSFDGETWSEHTTIGLLESGSKYLPFNESPRFLLGHFVGRDSTHDKIYISEDGINWESYSYPQVQIEYANGVILNRSVPFDNIMDMVEHDGQLMINYNLSSAYVLTSSDLLNWTVHLVDREEGNTSSGGLGKLASNGSYIFSSTGSSDFGVFSSLDDLIVPIVRSTLDVSRLRVVDGCLVAFPDDYSDTAMFSSDSETWKRFLGGCKDAVYHDGNYYALQSWYNGTNWICFDSAVVGNSTIDWKTGIEANQTQWPFTWEPRTIRYFAGQLVVAGSRGGVASSTDAVNWELRRASSDMFGTVLHAEVLNGVWLGMTDKGSVVTSFNGIDFNETSLSAEPAVGPFIGGFAAATYGNGVYLVCVENDDVAEMYRSNDAVNWEKVSLGTEGGPTGVAYGNGWFLAVAKDAVYFSQDGVSWETGSLIGGEGTHVLFYLGSFWICDESGVFWNTDMGAISELPLLQLEELEETYLYNSTVRMQAEVASAGVPVSKVEFVVDGEIVFQSAVGPFIWETADFGPGVHELVVKVYDQDGRFSIQREEISVVFSPEANVMPGAVQHPGGFFQARDGSFYGLGSETYGSTNYGAFLARSLDGRNWKKVESIESYPAQQGLSDFVEMNNDWILIGGSSGNLLVSKNGLNWEELEDVELSGRLIGSGDTAVMISRIVDGYTVPYTSDGINWQQGILSRSGGSSSIYDWTLRSAVYWKDRFVALGYQRGAVAVSSDGLNWTAGNPVSTFGYSPYLVAGKNHLVSFTGIINNGSYPDYVPVYGMTAYVTEDGLNWVPLSEMTDMVFRNLQSVDDVFYGVNPDGLWRSDNLVDWVLVVPLTASNDFLTGAKLFKTADGFLCIDISGSSLKTTARTIAVSQDLVEWEILQSYPNAVPGNLASDGETFVADVGTGLLRSDNGRNWIEIETGLIDNIVELEYRAGLWVVLGSAPGTQNTRVIWSADLEEWSYSDVKDDQVYPYTDGRLLYLDGVWLLVERYGVMRSTDLITWTDSVPPVEMPFSEGDDGILRGTTMGGRFVLLHNDGFFSSIDGVEWDFLYLYDYTPNISNALYHVYNLRYVDGYYVYPSYPGTSGPTAVHVRSSDLTSWEVAPGFQDLVNEPWASIGEIGLAYFDPIYYYGTSQRDTYITYDGGESYTVMPNNYGVLDIVASEDAFYVCRNYAISELSLIDLAVENTSVSFDQTPGPDIPITVEFDLSNLGLVDYTREGTLKVSVMLAQSESVDASTSVTLFETVLEPPLARGGSVHIIQEVLIPRYLNAGDYHLGVFVDSSDILAELNESNNIYFSPESLIDIPHVTLTVNQAVGGAIVAGSSLPDGLTLSGGESGDGFQALSGDLELPYNIQLSLVAKPSKNYRFAGWEEFPNQGSDPLNLILTTDMTLTPIFRRVISLTVHMEGEGQVQTLPEDTSDLEEGEVVAVTATADEGWTFLGWEGDLNTSSPTTSISATSSKQIRAFFYRNALSFEDWKSEQFTVYEIPNASVSDGAVDADGDGYSNLNEYLFRTNPRDRADRPSVAIRFENNSVRFEFETDPRITDYEPVIYSSSDLNGWNRETLVEDQTTVHSYNRAERSLSAPMQHESHNSYFFRLQIDPKN; via the coding sequence GTGAAACACATACGCCTTTATACCCTTTGTGCATTCATCATCGCAGCGTTCGCCTTGTTGAAGTTTGGTTTTCGATCTATTGACGAGACTGAGCAAAACAGAGTGAGTGGTGATGTCTCAAATGAAGCTGGCCAGCCGGCTGGTCCGACTGAAAGTCGCAACCCGCTTCAAGCATTAGAACAGGGTTCGCCGCAGCAAACCGAGTCTCGGTCGAAAGCGATTTCCACACTGGCTGAAGCACTGTCTAACTCGTCTAATCCGCTCGGCTGGTATGAAACTGCTCTGAATCAAGCGATTACGGTTTCTGAGAGTTTTACGACAGACGGTTCGCCGAACGTGACCTATGTTCGTAGCGATTCGAAATATCCGTGGATACGTATCGAAGCTCGGGAAACTAAAGTGAACGGGCAAGTCGTTGAACGTTGGGAGGCCAGCGCCGGGACTCATTTGATCATTCGCAAGCGACCTGATGTTCGTGAGGATTTGCTCCGGCAAACCTTGAGTGAACTCTCCTTTGAGGTCATTTCCAAGTTGGAGCCAGCCAATACCTTCCTCGTGGGACTGACATTGGTGGAGGGGAGCGATGCGCTTGCTAAAGCAAAATACGCATTGGCTTCCCTGGACAACGTGATCGAGTCGGTTGAGCTTGATTCAGTGATTGTCGCAGGTGCCAGCCCGGAATCACAACCGGCTTTACTCGATGGTAAGCAGTGGGGGCTTTATAATGATGGTAGTCGTGGTGGCTTGGCCGGAAGTGATATCGATGCCTTGCCCGGTTGGACCTTGTCAACTGATGCCTCGGGCGTGGTGGTCGCCGTTGTCGATACAGGGATCGACTATCTGCACGAGGATCTGCTCTCCAACATTTGGGCCAATTCCGGAGAGATTCCGGATAATGGTGTCGATGATGACGGCAACGGTTACGTGGATGACCTTTACGGGATCGATGCTTACAATAATGATCGTGATCCGTCCGACGACAATGGCCACGGGACGCATTGCTCGGGCATTATCGGTGCAGATGGCTACAACGATGTTGGCATTTCAGGCGTCGCGCCCCGGGTCCAGCTGATGGGGTTGAAGTTTCTTTCTCAATCAGGAATGGGCTTCACCTCTGACGCGTTGAAGGTGCTTGCTTATGCAAAGGAAAACGGCGCCCAGGTTTTGAATTTGAGCTGGGGCAGCCGTAGCTTCAGTGAGAGCCTGCTGGAAGTATTACGTGACTGTGCAGAATCTGGTATCCTTATTGTCGCATCCGCGGGAAATGATGCGGATAACATTGATAATCGGCCCGTCTATCCGGCTGCTTATGACGTCAACGGCTTGTTGACTGTCGCCTCGGTGGATGACTACGACAGACTTTCTGACTTTTCGAATTACGGGGTGGGGACGGTCGAGATTGCTGCACCGGGTACGAATATCCTGTCCACTTGGATCGGGCCAAGCGAACCCTATCGATTCTTGAGCGGAACCTCCATGGCGGCGCCGCATGTCGCCGGTGTCGCCGCCTTGCTCATAGCGGAATATCCAGCCGATTCGATCGATCAAACGATCGCACGCTTGATGAATGGCTGCGAACAACTCGAGAGTCTTCAAGGTGCGGTCCAGTTGGGGCGCCGACTCAATTTGCACGCGGCCCTTCAGGCTGTGGACGCCCCGCAGAACGATGCCGGCGCAGGTGCCTATCTGTCCATGCTGCAGTCTGCACACTGGATCGGTTCGAATCGCAACGCGAAGGCTGAAACCGGCGACGAGGCACGTTCGGCCAGCCTCTGGTATCGATGGGTACCGCCAGTCGACGGTACTGCACTGATCCGGTTCGATGCTCCCGCCGGCCTTTTCGTCGATGTGCTTCGGACGGATGCCGAGACGCCTGTATCTGTTTTGAATAGTGCGGAACGCGGTCAGTATATCTTCGAGGTGAGTGAAAACACTGCCTATTCGATCGTCGTTTACGGGGACAGTGCGGATTTCATAATTGATATCTCGATCCCCCCCGCAAACGACAATCGTGAGAACGCGAGTCTTGCGGTCGGTCATATTTGGACGCGGAGCGGATCCAGTTTGGGCGCGACCAGCGAACCCGGTGAGCCCAATGTCGGTTTTGGTGCCGACCACTCCGTTTGGTGGCGCTGGACGGCTCCCGCTTCAGGGGCGGTACGTATCGACACCGTGGGCAGTGATTTCGACACCATTCTGACTGTCTTTGCGGAAGATCCCCTGGAGGGCTTGGTCCAAGGGGATATGCCTGAGCTGACCTTTGTCGTTGATGTTTCTGGAAGCGCGAAGGACGCCTTCAACGGGAGTTTCATTTCGGACCTTAACGGTGACGGCCTCGCAGGCACCATTTTAGACGGTGAGATTGCTGCTGTCAGCAATTTGGTGGGACTCCTGAACTTGTCCGAGGTTGCAGACTCCACCCATATACGGGTGGTTGCATTTGAAGACCAGGCTACGATCTTGGACCTGGATCCGGTTGAGCCTGGGCTTCAAGCAGCAGTTCCATCGACTGCTGACCGTAATGCGAACGGTATTCTGGATATTCTCGAATCCTTGGAAAACTTGTATGCCTCTGGTGGCACAAATTATCGTGCTGCGCTGGAGCGGGTAGAGACGGGGTTCTTTGCACTGCCTCCCGAGTCGAGTGCGAACATGGTATTCTTCTCTGACGGTAAGCCGACGAGTGGGGGCGGCTATGCCGATGTCGTACAGCGTTTGCGTGCAAATAACACTTTGATTCGTGCCTTCGGGGCGGGACGTAGTGCTTCACTCGGTGCGCTGATTCAAATCGACCCCTCGGCTCGTATCTACTCAAGCGAAGATGAACTAGGGCTCATGATAAGCGGCGCCTTGGCCTACAACGACGACACCGGAGCGCAGCTAACAAGTGAGGTGAATCTGGCCGTGGAAAAGGGGGAGACATACTTTATCAAGGTCACCGGATACGATGGCGAAACTGGTGCGATTCGCTTGAACGGTTCCATGTTTGACGGATTGGAAATCATTGAACAGCCAGCTGCTACTTCTGTCGAATATGGGAGTCCTCTCTTTCTCTCTGCCGAAGTCAAAGGCGTGCCGCCGTTGGTCTATCAGTGGTTCTTGAACGGTGAAGCGATTGAAGGAGCCAATCGGTCGACCTACTTTGTAGGTGAGGCCGACGATAGCCATGCCGGCGACTACCAACTGATGGTGAGCAACACCTTTGATCACCTGACGACCGAACTTGCGACTGTGACGCTGTACCGTGCCCCGCCTCAAGTCATTGCCGGTCCCGTCAGCCAGAAAGTTGTCGCAGGAGCGAATGTGACTCTGGCAGTGGATGCACGGGGGAGCGCACCGCTTGCTTACCAATGGTACTTTGACGGTGCGCCGATTGTCGGGGAAACTGCCGAGACATACTCGGTGAATGCTTTTGCCGGGGAGCATGTCGGAGGCTATTCGGTCGGCATCTCCAACGAAGCGGGAATGACACAATCGGTCCCTGCTTTTCTTGAGTTCTCGGATGCACCTTTCTCCGATTGGCGTTTCCGTAATTCCAGCGGTCCCAGTATTTATCCTGAAGCAGTCATCGGGCATGGCGATTATTTTTACATATTCGAGGACAATCGTGTGGTGCGCACACGTGACGGACTCGTTTGGCAATCCGCCATGCTGCCCATCGATGAGGAGCTCTACAACCTGAATGGCCAGATCGAATCGGTGATGGTCCGCGGAGATTTGATGATTGCCGAATATTATGAGAGCGGCTACCGAGCTTACTTTGCCTCGACTGATGGCTTGAATTGGACGCTTTTGGATACACCTCAGAACTCCCACGGACTCTCAGAGTTCAATGGCAGGTGGTATCTTGAAGGCTACGAGAATTCGAAATATGTGCTCCTTGAATCGATGGACCTTCAGAACTGGTCTGTCATCGAGAGTATCGATGCCTATCTGGATTTTACTCTAGTCGAAGCCGGGAGCGAGTGGCGTTATCTGGTGGAGAGCGAGCCAGAGGCGTCGAATTGGTATACGTCGTATTACGACTCCGGGGCATGGCTCACTGGGATGGCTGAGCTCGGTTATGGTGAGGGCGACGAGACGACGGTTATTCCGTATGTGCCTGAGATACCGGCGGCCTATTTCATCAATCCATTCGAAAATGAACCGGATTACTCGCGCTATGACATGTGGGGGCGTGTGAAGTATGACAGCACTGTTAAGGTACGCATCGGCAGTCTTATGCTCTATGAGGATGCCGTGGCGACTTCCGGCAATCCAGAAGGGGAGTGGGTTGATATACCTGTAAAGAAGGATGTGTACCTGTCCAGCTCTGCAAGCATATACCCGTTTGCGGTTGAAGTAGGCAAGGCCGTCGGCGATACGACGATGAGCTTTGACTTGGAGATTTTCGCCACGACGAGTGTCGGCATTCTCAATGCCGTGGCCGGCGACGACCGTGTGATCGTTTTGAAGGGCAACGGCGATGTCTTCGTTTCCTTTGACGGAGAAACTTGGAGCGAGCATACGACGATCGGATTGCTGGAATCGGGGTCGAAGTATCTGCCCTTCAACGAGTCGCCACGCTTTTTACTAGGCCATTTCGTGGGAAGGGATAGCACCCATGATAAGATTTACATTTCTGAAGATGGCATCAATTGGGAGTCCTATTCCTATCCACAAGTCCAGATTGAGTATGCCAATGGTGTGATACTGAACCGTTCGGTGCCTTTCGATAATATCATGGATATGGTGGAGCATGATGGGCAGCTCATGATCAACTATAATCTGAGCTCTGCCTATGTGCTCACTTCGTCCGACCTTTTGAACTGGACGGTTCATCTTGTCGATCGTGAGGAAGGCAACACTTCCAGCGGAGGTCTCGGAAAGCTGGCATCCAACGGTAGCTACATCTTTAGCTCCACGGGCAGTTCCGATTTCGGAGTCTTCAGCTCGCTTGACGATTTGATTGTTCCTATTGTCCGATCGACTTTGGACGTCTCCCGTCTCAGGGTGGTTGACGGCTGCCTTGTTGCTTTTCCTGATGACTATTCGGATACGGCTATGTTCTCTTCGGATTCCGAGACATGGAAACGCTTCCTTGGTGGTTGCAAGGATGCCGTCTATCACGATGGGAACTATTATGCTTTGCAAAGCTGGTATAATGGCACGAATTGGATCTGTTTTGATTCTGCGGTGGTCGGAAATTCTACCATCGACTGGAAAACGGGTATCGAGGCGAATCAAACGCAGTGGCCTTTCACTTGGGAACCGAGAACCATTCGCTATTTTGCCGGACAGCTTGTCGTCGCGGGCAGTCGAGGGGGGGTTGCCTCCAGCACGGATGCAGTGAACTGGGAGTTGAGGAGGGCATCCTCGGATATGTTCGGTACGGTTTTGCATGCCGAAGTCCTGAACGGTGTCTGGCTTGGAATGACGGACAAGGGCTCGGTCGTCACCTCCTTCAACGGCATTGATTTCAACGAGACATCGCTCTCTGCCGAACCTGCTGTCGGTCCTTTCATCGGCGGTTTTGCTGCGGCTACGTATGGTAACGGTGTTTATCTGGTATGTGTTGAGAATGATGATGTGGCTGAGATGTATCGTTCGAACGACGCAGTAAATTGGGAAAAGGTCTCACTGGGTACCGAGGGTGGTCCCACCGGTGTCGCGTACGGTAATGGCTGGTTCCTTGCTGTTGCCAAGGATGCGGTCTACTTCTCCCAGGATGGTGTCTCTTGGGAAACCGGGTCACTCATTGGGGGGGAAGGAACCCATGTCCTGTTCTATCTGGGGAGTTTCTGGATCTGTGATGAGAGTGGTGTATTCTGGAATACGGATATGGGGGCGATCTCTGAACTGCCATTGCTCCAACTCGAGGAACTCGAGGAGACTTACTTATATAATTCGACCGTTCGCATGCAGGCTGAGGTGGCCTCGGCCGGGGTACCTGTGTCCAAAGTCGAATTCGTGGTGGACGGTGAAATCGTCTTTCAGTCGGCGGTCGGCCCGTTCATATGGGAAACGGCTGATTTTGGGCCCGGTGTCCACGAACTGGTGGTCAAAGTATATGACCAGGACGGTCGGTTTTCGATTCAGAGAGAGGAGATTTCCGTCGTGTTCTCTCCCGAGGCCAATGTTATGCCGGGAGCGGTTCAGCACCCGGGGGGCTTCTTCCAGGCAAGGGACGGCAGCTTTTACGGGCTCGGGAGCGAAACCTATGGCAGCACGAACTACGGTGCCTTCCTTGCTCGATCATTGGACGGCCGCAATTGGAAGAAGGTTGAATCGATCGAGTCTTATCCCGCGCAACAGGGGCTTTCGGATTTTGTCGAAATGAATAATGACTGGATTCTGATCGGAGGCTCTAGCGGAAATCTCCTTGTCTCGAAGAATGGACTTAACTGGGAGGAGTTGGAAGACGTTGAATTGTCCGGTCGGCTGATTGGCAGTGGTGACACTGCGGTTATGATCTCCCGCATCGTGGATGGTTATACTGTGCCCTACACATCGGATGGTATCAATTGGCAGCAAGGCATCCTATCCCGATCCGGGGGAAGTTCCAGTATCTATGATTGGACCCTACGCTCCGCTGTTTACTGGAAGGACCGATTCGTTGCACTTGGTTACCAGCGTGGTGCCGTGGCCGTGTCGTCCGACGGTTTGAACTGGACCGCGGGGAATCCGGTCTCGACTTTCGGGTACTCACCTTACCTTGTTGCAGGCAAGAACCATCTAGTCAGTTTTACTGGCATTATAAACAACGGTTCTTATCCTGACTACGTGCCTGTTTATGGCATGACTGCCTATGTCACGGAAGATGGTTTGAACTGGGTGCCTTTGTCCGAGATGACCGACATGGTCTTCCGTAACCTCCAGTCGGTCGATGATGTCTTCTACGGGGTTAATCCAGACGGCCTATGGCGTAGCGATAATCTCGTCGATTGGGTTTTGGTTGTTCCATTAACTGCCTCGAATGATTTCCTGACCGGGGCGAAATTGTTCAAGACAGCAGATGGGTTCCTCTGTATTGACATCAGCGGATCTTCGTTAAAGACGACCGCAAGAACCATTGCGGTGTCTCAGGATCTGGTGGAATGGGAAATTCTCCAAAGCTATCCAAATGCGGTTCCCGGGAACTTGGCGTCCGACGGCGAGACTTTCGTTGCCGATGTTGGGACGGGACTGCTTCGTTCGGACAATGGGCGCAACTGGATTGAGATCGAGACAGGCTTGATCGACAACATAGTGGAGCTTGAGTATCGGGCGGGCCTTTGGGTCGTACTCGGTTCTGCACCCGGTACGCAGAACACACGCGTTATCTGGTCGGCTGATCTGGAGGAGTGGAGCTACTCGGATGTCAAAGACGACCAGGTGTACCCCTACACCGATGGGCGCTTGTTGTATTTGGATGGTGTCTGGCTGTTGGTGGAACGTTATGGAGTGATGCGTTCGACCGATTTAATTACCTGGACGGATTCGGTCCCGCCCGTCGAAATGCCGTTTTCCGAGGGCGATGACGGGATCCTTCGGGGGACCACCATGGGCGGGCGATTCGTGCTTTTGCACAATGACGGCTTCTTCAGCTCCATTGATGGGGTGGAGTGGGATTTTCTTTATCTCTACGACTATACTCCGAACATCTCAAATGCCCTCTACCATGTCTATAACCTGCGCTATGTGGACGGTTATTATGTGTATCCAAGTTATCCCGGTACCTCCGGCCCGACTGCAGTCCATGTGCGTTCGTCGGATTTGACGTCATGGGAAGTGGCTCCAGGCTTTCAGGACTTAGTCAACGAACCCTGGGCTAGTATTGGTGAGATCGGATTGGCCTATTTTGACCCGATCTATTATTATGGCACTAGTCAACGAGATACCTACATCACCTACGACGGTGGCGAGAGCTATACCGTAATGCCAAACAACTACGGAGTATTAGATATCGTTGCTTCTGAGGATGCTTTCTATGTCTGCCGGAATTATGCCATCTCGGAGCTCAGTCTGATTGATTTGGCAGTGGAGAATACGTCGGTTTCTTTTGATCAAACTCCGGGGCCGGACATCCCGATTACAGTCGAGTTCGATCTGAGTAATTTGGGCTTGGTCGATTACACACGCGAGGGGACCTTGAAAGTCTCCGTGATGCTGGCACAGAGCGAGTCCGTGGATGCGAGTACCAGCGTTACACTTTTTGAAACCGTGCTGGAGCCGCCATTGGCTCGGGGCGGATCGGTGCATATCATCCAGGAGGTGCTGATTCCTCGCTATCTGAATGCCGGTGATTACCACCTCGGTGTATTTGTTGACTCCAGTGATATTCTCGCGGAGTTGAATGAAAGTAATAACATCTATTTCAGCCCGGAAAGTCTAATTGATATTCCGCATGTTACGCTGACAGTGAATCAGGCCGTCGGTGGTGCGATCGTCGCGGGATCTTCGCTGCCGGACGGCCTGACCCTTTCAGGCGGGGAGAGCGGGGATGGATTCCAAGCCCTTTCAGGTGATCTCGAGTTACCCTACAATATACAGCTCAGCCTGGTCGCAAAACCGTCCAAGAACTACCGGTTTGCCGGATGGGAGGAGTTTCCGAATCAAGGTTCTGATCCGCTCAACCTGATTTTGACCACCGACATGACGTTGACGCCGATCTTTCGCCGAGTCATCTCGCTGACGGTCCACATGGAGGGCGAGGGGCAGGTTCAGACGCTACCGGAGGACACCTCGGATCTGGAAGAGGGGGAAGTCGTAGCTGTGACGGCCACAGCGGATGAGGGCTGGACCTTCCTCGGATGGGAAGGTGACCTGAACACAAGTAGTCCCACGACGAGTATATCGGCGACCTCCAGCAAGCAGATACGAGCGTTTTTTTACCGCAATGCGCTGAGTTTTGAAGATTGGAAGTCAGAGCAATTTACGGTCTATGAGATACCCAATGCATCCGTCTCAGATGGTGCCGTGGATGCCGATGGAGATGGCTACAGTAACCTGAACGAATATCTATTCCGGACGAATCCAAGAGACCGTGCCGATCGTCCTTCGGTTGCGATCCGTTTTGAGAATAATTCGGTTCGTTTTGAGTTTGAGACCGATCCACGAATTACGGATTACGAACCGGTGATTTATTCTTCTTCTGACCTGAATGGCTGGAATCGCGAGACGCTGGTGGAGGATCAAACGACCGTGCATAGTTACAATCGAGCAGAGCGTAGTCTCAGTGCTCCGATGCAGCATGAAAGTCATAACTCTTACTTCTTCCGATTGCAGATCGATCCCAAGAATTGA